The Cryptomeria japonica chromosome 6, Sugi_1.0, whole genome shotgun sequence genomic interval ttaaacttttaaatGCACAAAACCAGATaaaacatagagagagagagagcaaagaTCAAGATGCAAACATTGGATTTCATGTGGAGAACCCAAAACGATAGCTTTCATTaacaaatgggcaccaacccaaattacaaaagtgagcaccaactcattgagagcaccaactctcctcaaaGTACCAACTTCGTGAGATGCAAGAAATACACAACACTCCCATTCATTACACCAACCAGCCTAAAATGAACAACCATGCAAAACCTTCACTAAGAAATAAGCATCCAACCACTTTCAATTTGTAGTAAAATATCATTTATGTTGTTCCCCACGCCTTTTTTACAATGGTCCTTAATCTTCAGCAACCCTAGATGAAATGAGTTCTCAGTAACAACACCCATACAATACTCAGCAAATTTCAATCTTGTTGGCAGTGGCATGAACTGAAGCAAACCAATTTTTAACCTGTCTTTGTCAAAGACAATTCCCAAAACTACTTTAGTCCTCAAAGCATAAATCACTTAGCAGAAATTTTTTAATCAGAAGATAAAAAGAAAGGACCACGCCAAGGTCAAAACGTGACTCATGACTGATATATCCCACCACTAACAAACAACACCAATAATAATCTCCACATCTGAACACGGTGTGACACTTATAAGGCAATAAGTATTCACTCTAACTTCTGCTCTACGGACTCCAACACAAACATTACACCTAAAGAAACAACGCCAAAAAATCGATGCAAATAAATACTTCTTTTAATACCAATAATTGATGTGATTTCCATTAGACTTTTGTCGAGGGAAAAAGGCCACGATACACCATGTTTCAATAATGATTCCTCACCACCCATGAATAGGCATCGCTACTAAAAGTCTAAAGCCACCACTGATAATCAACACATAGGAGATGAAACCAAGATGTCTACTACGAACAAAAACTTATAGCTCATATATTCTGAAAAAGAAAATTTGTTCAGTCGGAAAGGTATTTTTAATCAAAAACTGTCCATGCATTTCAATCCAATATTTGTATTGTTTGTTAAGAATATAATCAATGAATCACATTCTTAGCTATTTAAAGGCAGTTGGACTCTCATGGATAACCACCACTACACAGTACACTGTCCAAACTTTAAGATTATTAGATTCTATATAAATATCGCATCAACATCTGAACCATGAAAGAATATTGAATTCTAACCATTGTTTTATTGAATATTCAACTAGTGTTGTGTCACTTAGAAGTAGACAAGCTGGTAGGTGAAGTGGACAAGCAACTAGCTCAAGCTAACACCCAAGTAGCTCAAACacacaaccaagtagctcaactAGACAACTAGGAGCTCAACCAATCAAGCAAGCAAGTAGCTCAAACAAGCAATTGCTAGACAACCTTGATCATCATTCTTTGACATCATGacaaaatatccaacaatctccccttttgctaCTGATGGCAACTCCATCTTCAACCAACCTAAAACAAAGCTTTCAAAAAATACTGCTCCCCTTAACTTAtgagtccccctttgacatcaatgactaataTCAATCTGCATAACTGAAATGGAGCTAAAAGAATATGATGAAAACTATCCCTGAGTTTAAAACATTAATTCAAGATGGAGTGAAATCACTCCCAACTTCTGCCTCAAGAATTCAAAAGTTTCATTTGGTAGACGCTTAGTAAACAAATCTGAAATCTGCTCTATAGTATACACATATTCCAACTTAACTTGTTGATTAGTAACTTgttctctcagaaaatgatacttaatAGGAATATGTTTAGTCGTAGAGTGCATAAaaagatttttagaaatattaatagcactcaTGTTGTCGCAAAAGATAAATATAGGATGATCATACTCTACCTTAATATTGTTCtcagtttgcttcatccataaaacttgtgtacaacaaGACACTGTTGTAACATACTCCGCTTCAGCTGTAGACAAAGTAGAAGCTTTCTTTTTACTTAACCATGAAACAAGACAGCCACCTAGAAACAATACATCTtgacttgtgctctttctatcattgCCTTtgggataccataacccataatccatAGTACCCTTAACATACTTAAAGATTCTTTTAATTGCATGAACATGAGTATTCTTAGGAGTAGTCTGGAATCTGGCAACATAACCAACTTGCATAATGCCAGGTCTAGTAGCTGAAACCTACAATAAacttcctatcatagacttgtacaaTGTTTACTTAGCATTTGGAGACACATCATCTTTACTTAACATACATCTTGTTACCATTGGAGTGCTCACAAGATTGCAATCCtccattctaaatcttttcaacaaatctattatATACTTTGTTTGAGAAATGAACCAAGGAAGAAAGACaattcacccaacatggacatttcaaactccaTCTACATATTAGTAGCAAAAGCTTGACACATCTCTTCACAATCACTACCAAATCTCAGATCATCAACAGAAACTACAACAATCCACATATGATTACCTTCTTCCTTAACATACAATTTTTTATCCGCTATCCctcttctaaatcctcttgcaaagTTCTCTTTGATGATTTGAAACCCGAATCCCTCCAAGGTGTTGAGCTTTTATTTTGCTGTCAAATCATTCATCTAAATCCTCAGTGAATAACCTTGTTGAGTCCATCATCCTTGTGTTGAATTTGTGGACCTAATCCTTCATGGTGTTGATTATCATGATTCCATCCCTTGCATCAATCTTCCAAAACGGACAAGTATTGGATCAAAACATTATGAAATGAAAGAAACAACATTAATCTTTCACCCTAGCAAATCTAGATatgaaatttatgatgattttcaaatacaatcatcataaattcataatatTTATTAGTTAGTAGCTAGCTATTGTATCCAATTCCACTAGTCAGCTTCGTATGATGATGCCATTTTGAAATCCATATGTATTGAAcaatcaaatttaatagaaaacactTCCTCATGGTTTTTAgactcatttgatacattttgtaattgaattttgcaaaaaaaaagtgtttttataAGAAATTTCAGTACTTTTTAAGTTGTCATGTTTTTGCCGAGTTTTTGCCAAGTCAAAAAATTTGGGCTTGCCAAGTACTCTTCGAGTCCAAGTATGCGAACTATGCTTGAACTATTGCCAAGCTAAGACAACTACCCtactgttgacgtgtctaaaatcgctgaacttgcgacttcatccggccaacgcagaatagaatgtactcactgagtatcctatcctctcttaagataaggaaatccctaatgctggttTTGTTTGATCAAAgaggacaacctcaaggtttcgattgtcaggtcttgactgcgggattactcagtggtcgatgtgatttgctaggagcacaaggggaattacgatttgcaacaagctggtctgctgcgattctcagactacaaaataaaatcaaaagggaagggataggagatctaaaactaacacaGGTATGCGGGTAGACATGTTCAACATAACTGATTTCTGCTTGgctagaatagctcacaaccttgcaggaacagtgcaatcttctaggggacttggaagattttcagactgcaaacGCACGGCTAAGctcccaattctggcgcagctcagacgaacacctgcaattgaactaagcacaatcgaaggctcaggttaaccatacaaaaggatacacaatcagtatatcctcaatggtatgagcctgaatctatcaaatacctgcacacccaaaacagaaagatctatctaaaataccggaagaaaccatgcaaacaggatgaaaacaagacaataaacaccaaatcaatgtttatatattgatttcagctgcctattacaacaatttctgcagcatctctatgctactgctaagatctaacctattctaccttctaaaatctaactacaaaattctaaccaactGTCTGACTATCTAACAAAAACctctaaccatctaaccctttacaaaacaaaggcctctgccttttatagaatttacaatattgaatcgaaggctaggatggactgcatccaagggtcctgatctgccttccagaaactagcagccttaacccatgcccattaaattctcactcatccattcaaccacaatttcaactacctgccactatttggcttcaatttgagtctatccggtagttggacataactgtccagaactgacttgtttcccctttctttcaaaatatctgagtgggGCCTATAagtagttttacaataaaacaaaattagctttttagaaattgaattcctagaattaaatccagttgtgtgctttttctcgagaaggcataaacttgcagcattcagagtgttctttggtctttggtcctggTGGTGGCTTTATCTTTGTTCAACGACACGGTTcacaatgtttggttgctctcacACTCCTACAGTGCGTTCCcacatcttttttcttttccagtcttcagcgcctggccttgattgcgatccttcttcgatttgcgtttcaggtctttctcctggttctctaCGATGGTGTCCTGCGACCTGCAAACCATTAAtcccattttaataaattaatttgaaaaattaaaattaatttaacaaacattaaatttaacgcctggagggtgatttgaaaatttcccaagtttaacACTTTTACTCCTTCCGCGAATTTACTTGTTCCTGGCAATTTCGAGCAAGAGGGGCGTTTGAAAAGTTTAATCACGCGATTTCCTTCTTGAAATTTTAAACATCGCGATTTAGAGCCCTTGATGTGAACTTcgagattttgggcacttttgcgaactttaaaaactttgacatttttaCCCCTTTATGGCCAATTTCGGGATTTTAGGCacttttgaaaactttgaaaactTTGGGCATTTTAGAAATTTTGGACCTTTTTGGCCTTTTGCCAATTTTGCTTTTTCACATTCTCACTTAAAGGTCCGAATTTTGGCCTTTTGGGGCATTTTGCCAACTATTACCTTTTAGGCGTTTTCACTTAAAGGTCACTTTGAAAATTTCAGACCTTTTTGgccttttgccaacttttcacttttctaacattttggctaaaaggtccgaatttcggccctttgaggcattttgccaacttttcaattttctaacattttggctaaaaggtccgaattttggccctttgaggcattttgccaacttttcacttttctaacattttggctaaaaggtccaaatttcggccctttgaggcattttgccaacttttcacttttttaacattttggctagaAGGTCCAAATTTTGGCCCTTTGAGacattttgccaacttttcacttttttaacattttggctaaaaggtccgaatttcggccctttgaagcattttgccaacttttcactaaaaagtGCAAGTTTTGGTACTTGGGCGAGTTTGTCAACCTTGGCACTTTGCATTCTTTATCTCCTTTGTATCCCTTGGCGAAAATCGACATTTCAACGTCATTGCAGGccttaactctttcttcacattTAGGCGATTTTGCGAGAATTGGGGAGTTTTAAGTTCGCAATATGGCCCCAGAGGCCGAATTTGGTTTTAGCGACACctgacccttcatatccccttcctcttccgcaaggatagaaaggcacaaactggggggtccctgtccaagacggggatgggtgtgcgattcgcacaacaaatggcgactcggctggaaaatgttcctgaacatttcaaggatgactatccGTATCGAACCCGAGAATCTCTACTATATACCCCACaaaacaacccaaatgacaaaagatagATTCAAAGTAAAAATGAGGTCGCAAACTGAATCAAGTCACCAACCTTGAGAAATCAAGTGTGTGCAGTGAAGTTCATTCAAGCCTAAAGAAGGTTGAGATATCATTGTTTAGTTAATGCAAGTTATGTAGAGCGACTCTAactccaaaagcaacctggatagagccccgctgcCAACAAGCGTCTATAGCCCCGGCGGAGTTATCGCCTgtaagctcacagagattgctctgtttcTGATAAATTTTCTTGTTGAAAATCGGCAAAGGTGTTTGCTTTACCAAAGCCAAGCAACTTGAtatttctttgcttttcaatttcttttcttttgatttttctcttttattttcactttttcacctTGGCTGGTAAGCAGTGAAGCCTACATGGGATTGAGCATTATAGTGGTCGCTGAAGCAGAGCTTCAAATTTTTTCACTTGCAGTGACCTCCCTTTGATAAAACAATAGACTTAATCGTTTTTAAGCGTTTAAAAGTGCAGTGATCACAACGTTGGCAACAAGACGTagtaagcaactaaatttttagaCTGACTAAGCCTTAAACCAAAATGAACTGACTACGGGGGCAACCGTCAATTAGGTGCTCTACCAAAGTCGGCATCCAAGAAATGAGCCGGAAAAAAATTTTCGACTTCGTACACCAAAGCTGGGAAAAGCAAACAAACCCCTTCAAAAACTGACAGGGAGACAGCCCCTTCCGAAAGGACACCTACACTacggaaagcaaactaaactaaagcagAAAACAAGAAATCTAAGCTAAaagaacaaaaaacaaacaaaaacagaaaacaaaaacctaaactaTGTACAAGGAGAAACTGACTGTACAAAATGCGGGCTGCATGCATGCGTTTCCGACCTAGGATGATTTTTCAATATGTGCAACAGTAACAGGGCAGTGGGAATAGTTCTCAGTTTGGCTTGTTTGTCTTTGTAttctgaaaagaaaattttcaattGGCCACTCTTGAATTTAACCAGAACATTGGGCAAAATTATTAGTTGAGGGAGTTCATTAGGTCCGtggtgttgacgtgtctgaaatcgcattgctgcaaactccatacggccaacacagaatagaatagccaactgattatcctactctcttgagataaggaagtctctaatgctgttttctaagtttgatcaaaggagactacctcaaggtttctattgtcaggtcttgactacgggatttttcagtggcttgatgtgtttatgttggaaacacaagggggactgaCGTTGAACTGgtaatttatagataagttccctAGAACTTTTATGATCTTTCTATCGGATGATTTCAGTTAATTTGATACTGTTTTAATAAGGCTGTAGATTTTCTGAATAAAAAAGgagaaaaaggagggaaggatagagagagagagagagagacatgaaatgtaaattctaactaaAATAGCAAATTCAGTcaaacagacagacacctccaggaaactagattaaacatcaccagctgctcaagcacaatgtttgcataaatccagtgcaatcttcaaaggagaaactagattttcatattatcaagtatgatattagaacttctacattcatagtatgtatttgataaccgaactaagcatgaaagGTCCAAATTAACAATGCTGAAAGAAAGGCAATCAGCTGCTCCCTAATGGTGTGGACTGCAAGGATTTTATCAGATGCTTGATTGAAAAACGCTATGTAAAATAAATAGacataactgaaagatttctaaattaagtgaagaaggagaccatgcactcacaaggaaacttgaaaatagTCTTAATTCTTTGCATTAATTCCTATAAATTTCTCccgagctttcgcaacaatccaagaacttcttacaaaaagagggaaaaccaatcccttaaataggcttcaaaaaggatgaatggcctagatttaatctaaacgagtggcccagattcatccataaagcatggctgcccatacccataaatgggaggcaaatatcaacaaccaccccaaaatgggcaataactacccaaaatgggATAATTACAgcaatttgaaataatccaaaaaggtgcatcaAATAAAGCTTtacatttgttgaccaaaagtcaactgtcacctttttgtgcaaaagtgcacttttaagatttagagggaaaaaagcacttttgagaaattactttctctatttcagtctcacactccttttctagaaattgatcCTCGCCATCCAGGTATTTGCGCCATAAATCACGACTTGTTGCCCATTCCTCGCGAACGTATTCCTGGAACTTGATACACAACTGGAAGAGCAAACTGAATGGAGGCatgggaggatggcgaattttgtattgcatgccttcgagatactggtccacgtgttTTAAAtcatccttccagctggagcgattacgctcaaagcataatatgtctgaaaGGAACTGACTAGCAAAACTCCAAGTCCTTAGTGAAATAGGAAATCTTATCCATCCCCAATCTTTCTTCCCAGTCCGGCTGGATTGCATTATCGGACAAGTCATTTATCCAtcctgaaaccattgatcggaggatggtcttacctagttcttgcatgtttcccaaAATCACTTCACATGCGTCACTTTCcttgtcaataatttctttggtgtcgttcttcatggtgacagTCCAGTACCACTCCTTAAGAACACTAATGCTATGAGGATCCAGGATGGCGGACAATGTAGGAATTTGCGCGTGTGTCCAGAAAAGaactctcatgaggggaagggtagtggcTGCCACTTCGTGGATGTGAAGGGATTCCTTCTTTACCTCCAATAACTTGattagagtgagctctcgatggagggccatttcttttacttccttaaggatctgctctccctttttcttgatgtcttgcatccattccttgacggcctttgcggtgtcctgtactccttcaaattcagttgtggtcctttgcaccaatgctgtcgggggaatatgggattcggaggCATTGTGCAATGGCCTTAGGAGTTGATTGATGTATCCTTTGGCTTGCTCAGCACAGGCCcaatacatgtccttttcagctgtgATCTCTTCGAGTTGCCTGAGTATATTCTGCACTGAATCTTTAAATtcttccttttcttgctctttAGTGGCTAGTCTGATGGGGatagttgtgatgctataatctgccgaTGTTatctgatctgctagcttttctacaagcggggtggcaatatgaagagtgcggttcctttgttcatctttggtcactctagaatatgccctgggctttttcttccccttagcttttgctTGATCTATACGCaagaagatatcctctagatcaatgGGTGGTTTGGTGGTGGCCTTGCGCTGGGCTCTGgcaatcagccactcttgaggcactgtttGTGTTGATGATAAGGTTAAGTCAACGTTCTGTTCTCTGACATTCTCAGTTGACTCACCACAGATTCGCAGCTGCCCTGCCACCGGAGGAGTGAAAGAGGTGTGAAGCCCTTTGCTTGGAGCTGAATTCTCCCCTATTTCGCTGAACAACTGCCTGACATCTTCATGTGAAGGTCGTTCTTCAACTCTTTCAAGCTCATGAGTCTCATCTATCCTTTGTTCTCCTTCGACGGTGGAGTCATCTTTGGCTGTATTGTGGAGCAGCAACTCGTGACAGCTCTGTTGagtaggttcatgcactttgaccccCTGGGTGGATGGAATTTCTCCTCCTTCTATTTGGTTACCCAGTTTGGTCAATTCGAGGGCTCTTAGCTCAGTGTCTAGCACATCGagcgcaggaggatcattggcttcaaatgcatcgatgtcgctctgggaaggcggagcaggtatacaatccaattctacagcatcgtcggacgaactgggatcttttgaagatgaagtgacctctggcctctttataggaatcttttcccttcttgttcttttggacatccgagtccctctgcaaaccttagccttcttccttttctctggtttctcagttCCTTCCTGGGGTGCACTAGATGTTCCTTCATCTTCtgaagactgagaatcgaggctgcccattaagtggtaagtgaactggactccctcatggatTAGCCTTTCAATCTGCTGATGCAACCGCTGATTTGTGtaccttgctggggctgccatgactgcctcgaaATCAATGATTGGGCCCtgcgaccaatcaacgcctggcaagagatgccttactgcttcaaattctcggacctggaggcaattccctgaatctgtgagctgatctgggacccgactGTATTCAAAGAGTTGCATCTGCTGCACAcagtctagaatattcccgtcacctgacctcgtagtcatcaaagcaattcttccaatagtcttcaactgattcctttgctctgtaccaaagttcccagactcggactcggctcggactcgacaaggccgactcgactcgtgactcggctatgactcggcgaCGACTCGactatgactcggcaaaataaaaaacccttgaaatttagagatttttaaagatttttaacttgtttcatgcacccattattgaataaagcttaaagacactataacatcatcaaatagaagctgatttgatcacatacataaacatacatccatcacatgcgtagaaatgtaaattgtagctaaaggaaatagaaaacatgaatatatagagttataaatgttgtcaaatgtatataaaatccatgacatcaaatgttcccaaacatatatataactgtaaacaaaaacaagtatATGGCTCAGGCTCTAGCTCATCCTGAGCCTCAGAGTAGTCTGTCTGCCTCCTACAaatgcgtctaaggtaggtcctggatgactgagaagCCATAGTCTCCGCCTGTGAGGTGCCTGTGCTggatgctctatcctcctcctctgccatagccacagcctcagcctctctgtctacctggtcaacccactcatggTCCTCCTCAGTGAAGACAGGATCAGTAGACTCAGTGATCCACTCAAACTCTGGATCGATCTCTGCTAaagtgatcggagaggagtcaatgtccaaaatctgtctggtcctaagacggaggttgtaatgaacaaaaacaagatcattcaacctctccacagacgATCTATTacgcctcttcgagtggatgtgctcgaacatggaccaattgcgctcacatccagaagcgctgcatggctggctcaaaatacggatggcaattttttgaaggtttggggttgagtgcccaaacatttgccaccatctatctgaaataacgaaaaagaaaaaaaaatcaaactcatttccaactttaaggctagattataaaatcaaaaattaaaatgcataagccataaacttaagaatcttaagtTTACATATATTTCTACCTAGCTGCAATTGTGTTCAAGCCTCTACGCACATGCTTCTTGAGAAGATTGCCCCTTCTCGATTATTATATTTATCCAGCTGGAGCGTTGTACTTGAGGCTGTGCCATCAGTACACAACTTTTGAACCACTGTATACAGGCCACTAAGAACCTTCTCATTTGCCTTGAAGTCATCACGGAATCAAAATGCCAGATTGAGgtaataggctgctgcatggatgAGCCTGTGAAGCTGGttctgccatctcctatcaataatctcccaaatggggccatacttatcctcatctcctgcatatatggacctaatggcctccttggccctatccataccctcatatatatagcccatagagggcttctccccatcaacaactcatAGGAGAACTACGAGGGGCTCAGCGACCTAcacataatgttaaacaaaaacaattaagtcacaaattaaattaaaaaaaaagaaaaattgcaaagtcaaattgttaataaattaaaattaaattactaaatagtagatactaaatgttaaattgtaataaatttaccTGCACGGTTTCTCCACAGGGGGTCCAAAAACCTGactcatcaaaaatgcaatttaccacatctatccctGCAGTGgttgtagcataggatgaggaagtccactcctcaccaacaaacatacgcCTCAAAGCCGCCTTTGATTTTATCAAGGATTTCAGTGTGAGGAAGTTTGAGGCAAACTTCGTGATAccaggacgagccaactccttttgccccgtgtattgcctcataatgctaaggaccaatgcatgattgtagataaacttgctgatatttttggccctttcaactattgatttcacccattcaagcttaccaatatcctccaacatgaggtcaaggcaatgggccgcaCAAGGAGACCAAAAAAATttcgggtgcctctccatcaaaagtttacctgcagcaattttaagttaattagaaattttgatgtgttaagaaaattttaaataatcatagatgcctctccatcaagacttgaaaagttcaaaatttacctgcagcaacataacttgctgcattatTTGTCACCACCTGCACCACATTTTTTTCCCCCACCTCTCGTATGacttcctcaatagcctcacataagtatgtggcatttttcacatgtgaggaagcatcaatagatttcaagaacatggtggatcctgaaaatagagtttcaaactttcaacaaatcaaaatttaatttattcaatgcatttagggaagtacaaattagaatgaatcatgatcaatcacctccgcaggaaacaagaaaatttaggagtgttctattcctcctatccgt includes:
- the LOC131031433 gene encoding uncharacterized protein LOC131031433 — protein: MTTRSGDGNILDCVQQMQLFEYSRVPDQLTDSGNCLQVREFEAVRHLLPGVDWSQGPIIDFEAVMAAPARYTNQRLHQQIERLIHEGVQFTYHLMGSLDSQSSEDEGTSSAPQEGTEKPEKRKKAKVCRGTRMSKRTRREKIPIKRPEVTSSSKDPSSSDDAVELDCIPAPPSQSDIDAFEANDPPALDVLDTELRALELTKLGNQIEGGEIPSTQGVKVHEPTQQSCHELLLHNTAKDDSTVEGEQRIDETHELERVEERPSHEDVRQLFSEIGENSAPSKGLHTSFTPPVAGQLRICGESTENVREQNVDLTLSSTQTVPQEWLIARAQRKATTKPPIDLEDIFLRIDQAKAKGKKKPRAYSRVTKDEQRNRTLHIATPLVEKLADQITSADYSITTIPIRLATKEQEKEEFKDSVQNILRQLEEITAEKDMYWACAEQAKGYINQLLRPLHNASESHIPPTALVQRTTTEFEGVQDTAKAVKEWMQDIKKKGEQILKEVKEMALHRELTLIKLLEVKKESLHIHEVAATTLPLMRVLFWTHAQIPTLSAILDPHSISVLKEWYWTVTMKNDTKEIIDKESDACEVILGNMQELGKTILRSMVSGWINDLSDNAIQPDWEERLGMDKISYFTKDLEFC